One genomic window of Conger conger chromosome 9, fConCon1.1, whole genome shotgun sequence includes the following:
- the cahz gene encoding carbonic anhydrase has product MSHAWGYAPCNGPDKWVQDFPVADGPRQSPIDIVPSQAKYDASLKPLQLKYDPATSKGILNNGHSFQVDFADDDDRSTLTGGPISGTYRLRQFHFHWGGGDDRGSEHTVGGTKFACELHLVHWNTKYPSFGDAASKPDGLAVVGVFLKIGADNPQLQTVLDALGSIKSKGSQTTFSKFDPAILLPPSLDYWTYDGSLTTPPLLESVTWIVLKEPISVSSSQMYKFRSLLFTAEGETPCCMVDNYRPPQPLKGRKVRASFQ; this is encoded by the exons ATGTCTCATGCCTGGGGATATGCGCCATGCAACG GGCCTGACAAATGGGTTCAAGACTTTCCTGTTGCCGATGGACCCAGGCAGTCACCCATTGATATTGTCCCGAGCCAAGCCAAGTACGACGCTTCCCTGAAACCGCTCCAACTTAAGTACGACCCGGCCACTTCCAAAGGCATTCTTAACAACGGACATTCCTTCCAAGTGGACTTCGCTGACGACGATGACCGCTCAA CTTTGACAGGAGGCCCGATCTCGGGCACATACAGGCTGAGGCAGTTCCACTTTCACTGGGGCGGAGGCGATGACAGAGGCTCAGAGCACACCGTGGGAGGCACCAAGTTTGCCTGCGAG CTTCACTTGGTTCACTGGAACACCAAATACCCCAGCTTTGGGGATGCTGCCAGCAAGCCTGACGGCCTGGCTGTGGTCGGAGTCTTCCTCAAG ATTGGTGCTGACAACCCCCAGCTACAGACAGTTCTAGATGCTCTGGGCAGCATCAAGTCCAAG GGCTCGCAGACAACCTTCTCGAAGTTTGACCCGGCGatcctgctccctccctctctggacTACTGGACATACGATGGGTCCCTGACCACACCCCCCCTGCTGGAGAGTGTCACCTGGATTGTCCTGAAGGAGCCAATCAGTGTCAGCTCCAGCCAG atgtataaATTCCGCAGTCTCCTGTTTACTGCTGAAGGGGAGACCCCGTGCTGCATGGTGGATAACTATCGTCCTCCTCAGCCTCTGAAAGGGCGTAAGGTCCGCGCCTCCTTCCAGTGA
- the LOC133136919 gene encoding receptor-interacting serine/threonine-protein kinase 1-like, translating into MAAEPQSIFMNSADLIKKEPLDYGGFGEVFLCYHKTHGQVVLKTVYTGPPWKEGYKQSLMEEGNLMLKLNHKRIVKLLGVILENGAYSLVMELIPKGNLMSLLQEVNVPLSIKGRIILEILEGMVYLTEHDIIHKDLKPENILVDKDFHIKIADLGLATYQSWSRLTKEESRRKSRRGDRSNIRTAGTLFYMAPEHLESIHTRSSEKSDVYSFAIVVWVILTTQEPYENARNEDQVCQCVRNGDRPDENAIPPETPEKMAELMRKCWRQDPEQRPTFAESYKYFQPFYREDLEKNVEKDSAELMAKYEGPDHYLKSMRSLSLGRTHTDSPTPLRSSDSVPIEASIEDLGVSEDSRAGSLQTDAGPIADSSLKSKLDQELGYHQHGSYSHSELQTPMSHQNPAPYSPYAHYAAPLFNAPMERGVPRLESSVQSWSKNDHVRQEPAQPLDSYNTLSSSTSKATPMSPAHGVGIPPVSPFMMNHPFSLFQRLHSNPANPTPESEAPDFTAGNIFNMSAKMRTPEAGNTFIHSACGVQIGSNNRMHIRGQDFASGSYQPSMTSKCLYNELLQQYEDSPVTEDHLDLLRENIAAQWKCCARQLGLTETEMETIDHDYNRDGLKEKVHQMLEKWKMKEGLVGCTMGRLCQSLYGAIKVDLLCRLLQLCQSATSP; encoded by the exons GGGATATAAGCAATCGCTGATGGAGGAGGGAAACCTGATGCTCAAGCTAAACCACAAGCGCATCGTCAAACTGCTGGGGGTGATTTTGGAAAATGGGGCGTACTCACTAGTGATGGAACTCATACCCAAGGGAAACCTGATGTCATTGTTGCAGGAA GTGAATGTACCACTGTCCATCAAGGGGAGGATTATTCTGGAGATCCTGGAAGGAATGGTGTATTTAACTGAGCATGACATCATACACAAGGACCTCAAACCTGAGAACATTCTGGTAGACAAGGACTTCCACATCAAG ATCGCAGACCTGGGTCTGGCCACCTATCAGAGCTGGAGCCGACTGACCAAAGAGGAGTCCCGGCggaagagcaggagaggggACCGCAGTAACATCCGCACGGCGGGGACCCTCTTCTACATGGCCCCGGAGCACCTGGAGAGCATCCACACCCGGTCCTCAGAGAAGTCTGACGTCTACAGCTTCGCCATCGTCGTGTGGGTTATCCTCACCACCCAGGAGCCGTACGAGA ATGCCCGGAATGAAGACcaagtgtgtcagtgtgtgcgtaaCGGCGATCGGCCGGATGAAAACGCCATTCCTCCTGAAACCCCAGAGAAGATGGCAGAATTAATGCGGAAATGCTGGCGCCAGGACCCCGAGCAGCGGCCCACCTTTGCAG AGAGCTACAAATACTTCCAGCCCTTCTACAGAGAAGATTTAGAAAAGAATGTGGAGAAAGATTCTGCAGAGCTCATG GCCAAGTATGAAGGGCCAGACCACTATTTGAAATCTATGAGATCCCTCTCCCTGGGCAGGACACATACAG ATTCACCGACCCCCTTGCGGAGCTCGGACAGTGTGCCCATCGAGGCCAGCATCGAGGACCTGGGGGTCTCTGAGGATTCCCGGGCAGGGTCCCTTCAAACCGATGCCGGGCCCATCGCTGACAGCAGCCTGAAGTCCAAACTGGACCAGGAGTTAGGCTATCACCAGCATGGCAGCTACAGCCACTCGGAGCTTCAAACTCCGATGTCCCACCAAAACCCTGCCCCCTATTCCCCCTATGCCCACTACGCCGCCCCCCTCTTCAACGCCCCCATGGAGAGGGGCGTCCCCCGCCTGGAGTCCTCGGTTCAGTCCTGGTCCAAGAATGACCACGTCCGCCAGGAGCCTGCCCAGCCTTTGGACTCGTACAACACGCTGTCCAGTTCCACTTCTAAGGCCACGCCCATGAGCCCTGCCCATGGTGTGGGAATACCTCCAGTCAGCCCCTTTATGATGAACCACCCCTTTTCCCTATTCCAACGCCTCCACTCCAACCCAGCCAATCCCACACCAGAGTCAGAGGCTCCTGATTTCACAGCTGGAAATATTTTCAACATGTCTGCCAAGATGCGAACACCAGAGGCAG GAAACACGTTCATACACAGCGCCTGTGGAGTACAAATTGGTAGCAACAACCGCATGCATATCCGCGGCCAGGACTTTGCGTCAGGCAGTTACCAGCCCAGCATGACCAGCAAATGCTTGTACAACGAGCTTCTACAGCAATACG AGGACTCCCCGGTGACGGAGGATCACCTGGACCTCCTGAGGGAGAACATCGCGGCCCAGTGGAAGTGCTGCGCCCGACAGCTGGGCCTCACGGAGACGGAGATGGAGACCATCGACCACGACTACAACCGCGACGGGCTGAAGGAGAAGGTGCACCAGATGCTGGAGAAGTGGAAGATGAAGGAGGGCTTAGTGGGCTGCACCATGGGCCGGCTCTGCCAATCGCTGTATGGCGCCATCAAAGTGGACCTGCTCTGCCGGCTGCTTCAACTCTGCCAAAGTGCCACATCGCCATAA